Proteins encoded in a region of the Apilactobacillus apisilvae genome:
- a CDS encoding TetR/AcrR family transcriptional regulator, with product MAKYELKRQKTQSKIINNTIKIAKIKGLERVTVSDIIKSSNINRSTFYRHFEDKYQLIDVIEKSIIDKINSEYKIFENDNFGNLKEHNTGTEVIILNR from the coding sequence ATGGCCAAATATGAATTAAAGCGTCAAAAAACGCAATCTAAAATAATTAATAATACAATTAAAATTGCTAAAATAAAGGGTTTAGAACGTGTCACAGTTAGTGATATTATTAAATCCTCTAATATTAATCGAAGTACTTTTTATCGTCACTTTGAAGATAAATATCAATTAATAGATGTCATAGAAAAATCAATAATTGATAAAATAAATTCTGAATATAAAATATTTGAAAATGATAATTTTGGTAATTTAAAAGAACATAATACTGGAACTGAAGTTATAATATTGAACAGATAA
- a CDS encoding transposase encodes MTNNKYSYETKLEAVRLLNEGVPGRKICKILGLKSDGLIYTWRKYVRNGDYYRLNQKPGKQYKYNKGNLALPSDVRKDMKIKQMKEELEVIKKYLIMEGLW; translated from the coding sequence ATGACTAATAATAAATATTCATATGAAACTAAACTAGAAGCCGTTCGGCTTCTTAATGAAGGTGTTCCTGGTAGAAAGATTTGTAAAATACTTGGTTTAAAGAGTGATGGCTTAATTTATACATGGCGGAAATATGTAAGAAATGGTGATTATTATCGTTTGAATCAAAAGCCTGGCAAACAATATAAATATAATAAAGGCAATTTAGCACTACCTAGTGATGTCAGAAAAGATATGAAAATTAAACAGATGAAGGAAGAACTTGAAGTTATAAAAAAATATTTAATCATGGAAGGGCTGTGGTAA
- a CDS encoding TetR/AcrR family transcriptional regulator C-terminal domain-containing protein, with protein MFKIMVAVPTNDLFIINILRVINDNHDLLSLLLSEKGDFSFNYQLVELFKSIFTRSLNKSDKDLEKKKEKIFSFQIAVQAIGIITFWVHHFDEYTQQDIYEFITKDSLSDI; from the coding sequence TTGTTCAAAATAATGGTTGCAGTTCCTACTAATGATCTTTTTATTATTAATATTTTAAGAGTTATTAATGATAATCATGATCTATTATCTTTATTATTGAGTGAGAAGGGTGATTTCAGTTTTAACTATCAATTAGTAGAACTTTTTAAATCCATTTTTACTAGATCATTAAATAAAAGTGATAAAGATCTTGAAAAGAAAAAAGAAAAAATCTTTTCTTTTCAGATAGCAGTTCAAGCAATTGGCATTATTACTTTTTGGGTTCACCACTTTGATGAATATACGCAACAAGATATTTATGAATTTATTACTAAAGATAGTCTTTCTGACATATAA
- a CDS encoding ECF-type riboflavin transporter substrate-binding protein: MHKRKLSVQSVVAIGIGTAILFLLKRYVSIPSGIPNTNIDTSYGFLGFIAIMFGPIVGFFVGFFGHSLSDLTQFGAPWWTWVFTTGFIGFAIGLLKKYIVLADGKIGLKKLIIYNIYQILINVIGWVLIAPTGDVLIYSEPSNKVYLQGIISAITNSISTGVIGTILLVMYASTKVEKGSLKKE; this comes from the coding sequence ATGCATAAAAGGAAACTAAGTGTTCAAAGTGTTGTAGCAATTGGTATTGGTACAGCTATTTTATTTTTATTGAAAAGATATGTTTCAATTCCTTCTGGAATTCCTAACACCAATATTGATACCTCATATGGTTTCTTAGGCTTTATAGCAATTATGTTTGGACCGATTGTTGGATTCTTTGTTGGCTTTTTTGGTCATTCATTATCAGATTTAACTCAATTTGGAGCACCATGGTGGACTTGGGTTTTTACAACCGGATTTATCGGCTTTGCAATTGGATTATTAAAAAAATATATCGTATTAGCCGATGGAAAAATTGGCTTAAAAAAATTAATTATCTACAATATTTATCAAATTCTTATTAATGTGATTGGCTGGGTATTAATTGCGCCAACTGGGGATGTTTTAATTTATTCTGAACCTAGTAATAAAGTATATCTTCAGGGAATTATTTCAGCAATCACTAATAGTATTTCAACCGGTGTAATTGGGACGATTTTATTAGTAATGTATGCATCCACTAAAGTCGAAAAAGGTAGTTTAAAAAAGGAATAG
- a CDS encoding LysR substrate-binding domain-containing protein has protein sequence MNTRDLEYFISLTELKVFSKVAEEFNVSQPTITFALKRLEQEMDSNLIIRHRTHGDLIVTDSGKQLLKHARAIIRHFEVAKQNIANLKSNKIAIGLPPIIETKYFPKIAQNLKAENLLNNITTFEYGSETTLDSLKNGELDLALLGSINPLEDARIETEEIDQIPFYVYVSKNHHLANQESVNFSDLRHEDFILFKQGFVQNESFRQLTKKNGMHPNIILRSNETNNIMNLISNNVGIGFFNSFVSYPKNVVRLKVDDENMPKFVTSLVYLKSHYFNELQQKVLNNIRHSLK, from the coding sequence ATGAATACTAGAGATCTTGAATATTTTATAAGCTTAACAGAATTAAAAGTTTTTTCGAAAGTTGCAGAAGAATTTAATGTCAGTCAACCAACAATTACATTTGCCTTAAAACGTTTAGAACAAGAAATGGATTCTAACCTAATTATTCGTCATCGAACCCATGGTGATTTAATTGTTACAGATAGTGGAAAGCAACTATTAAAACATGCGCGAGCAATTATTCGTCATTTTGAAGTGGCTAAACAAAATATTGCTAATTTAAAATCTAATAAGATTGCAATTGGTCTACCACCAATTATCGAAACCAAGTACTTTCCTAAAATTGCCCAAAACTTAAAAGCAGAAAATTTATTGAATAATATTACTACTTTTGAATATGGCTCAGAAACTACTTTAGACTCGCTAAAAAATGGTGAGTTAGATTTAGCGTTACTAGGTTCAATTAATCCATTGGAAGATGCTCGAATTGAAACTGAAGAAATTGATCAAATTCCTTTTTATGTTTATGTTTCAAAAAATCATCATTTAGCTAATCAAGAATCTGTGAATTTTTCTGATTTAAGACATGAAGACTTTATTTTATTTAAGCAAGGATTTGTGCAAAATGAATCATTTCGTCAATTAACTAAAAAGAATGGGATGCATCCCAATATTATTTTACGTTCTAATGAAACTAACAATATTATGAATTTAATTTCGAATAATGTAGGAATCGGTTTCTTTAATTCATTTGTTAGTTATCCAAAGAATGTTGTTCGATTAAAAGTAGACGATGAAAATATGCCTAAGTTTGTGACAAGTTTGGTTTATCTAAAGTCACATTATTTTAATGAACTTCAACAAAAAGTTCTTAACAATATTCGTCATTCTTTAAAATAA
- a CDS encoding IS1182 family transposase: MSTNYILNIQNWQPKNNHQVKIINQIVEMIGLEEKYIFGRPRKYDLRSLLKLTLFAYSKGIFSSRQISELAEENLPARWLTKNSFPSYRTVCRFRISDEAENLISKCMNQLTKYLRKNNYIDDVSFIDGTKILANANKYSFVWRKNIIRFDKLNREAIIKLLHDMNDVKYVGELPDDSDISTSELDEIIIHLENCLADLNDQIKQNKKLSPNPHKQKRRKLKAIKRKLRFRKCKQIEYQKSNKIFSNRNSYSKTDHDATFMRIKEDPMLNGQLKPAYNLQIATSGQFITNFDIYQNPTDTRTLIPFLNKQIKNNSLGKYIVADAGYGSESNYRFIEDKLTNNIPLIPYGTMLKEQSRKWKSDDRKVMNWYYNAQDDYYLDPNGVRFNFNAYCKRTDKHQFTRDFKEYEAEKYDINQNINSNALTKSGNNRKIRINYAWEYFKNKQKELLLAPKTNDIYEKRKIDVESVFGRLKASLRFNRFSVRGIERVKRETGFAMMALNIRKLMTRVINFILLYTKTGFTLNFKRKSCFLGDLCHRPFLLLSFRYI; the protein is encoded by the coding sequence ATGAGTACTAATTATATTTTAAATATTCAAAATTGGCAACCTAAAAATAATCATCAAGTAAAAATTATCAATCAAATTGTTGAAATGATTGGTTTAGAAGAAAAATACATATTTGGTAGGCCACGAAAATACGACCTACGGTCACTATTAAAGTTAACCTTGTTTGCTTATTCTAAAGGGATTTTTAGTAGTCGCCAAATTAGTGAGCTGGCAGAAGAAAATTTACCTGCACGTTGGTTAACTAAAAATTCATTTCCTTCATACAGAACAGTCTGTCGATTTAGGATTTCAGATGAAGCAGAAAATTTAATTAGTAAATGCATGAATCAATTAACTAAATATCTAAGAAAAAATAATTATATTGATGATGTAAGTTTTATTGATGGAACTAAAATACTAGCGAATGCTAATAAGTATTCTTTTGTTTGGCGTAAAAATATAATCAGATTCGATAAATTAAATCGCGAAGCGATTATAAAATTACTACATGACATGAATGATGTTAAATATGTGGGTGAACTCCCAGATGACTCTGATATTTCAACAAGTGAGTTAGATGAAATCATCATCCATTTAGAAAATTGTTTAGCAGATTTAAATGATCAAATTAAACAGAATAAAAAACTATCACCTAATCCCCATAAACAAAAGCGTCGTAAGTTAAAAGCCATTAAAAGAAAACTTCGTTTTCGTAAATGCAAACAAATAGAATATCAAAAAAGTAATAAAATATTTTCCAATCGTAATAGTTATTCTAAGACTGATCATGATGCTACTTTTATGCGTATTAAGGAAGACCCCATGTTAAATGGACAACTTAAACCTGCTTATAATTTACAAATTGCCACTAGTGGACAATTCATAACTAATTTTGACATTTATCAAAATCCCACTGATACTCGTACTTTAATTCCGTTCTTAAATAAACAAATTAAGAATAATAGTTTAGGTAAATATATTGTTGCCGATGCTGGTTATGGATCTGAAAGTAATTATCGTTTTATAGAAGACAAACTAACTAATAACATTCCTTTAATTCCCTATGGAACAATGTTAAAAGAACAAAGTCGTAAATGGAAAAGTGATGACCGTAAGGTCATGAATTGGTATTACAATGCACAAGATGACTATTACCTAGATCCTAATGGCGTTCGATTTAATTTTAATGCCTATTGTAAAAGAACTGATAAGCATCAATTTACTCGCGACTTTAAAGAATATGAAGCTGAAAAATACGATATTAATCAAAATATAAACTCTAATGCATTAACCAAATCTGGCAATAACAGAAAAATTAGAATTAATTATGCATGGGAATATTTTAAAAATAAACAAAAAGAATTGCTTTTGGCACCGAAAACAAATGATATCTACGAAAAAAGAAAAATAGATGTAGAATCAGTTTTTGGTAGACTAAAGGCTTCTTTGCGTTTTAATCGATTCTCCGTTAGGGGAATCGAAAGGGTCAAAAGAGAAACTGGATTTGCTATGATGGCATTAAATATAAGAAAACTAATGACGAGAGTCATTAATTTTATACTGTTATATACAAAAACAGGATTTACGTTAAATTTCAAACGTAAATCCTGTTTTTTAGGAGACTTATGTCACAGACCCTTTTTATTATTATCCTTTAGATATATCTGA
- a CDS encoding energy-coupling factor transporter transmembrane component T family protein has product MNNNLFGYDHNNTWIHQLTGTSKLIFFILVSIIAMISYDYRFIILILILSIVTFRQSQIKWAQIKLVVKLICIFALLNLVMVFVFSPNHGASLYGTRHVLLNLGYFTITQEQLFYEFNLGLKYLVTVPISLIFLITTNPSEFSASLNKIGLSYRISYSLSLSLRYIPDIQNNFKEISLAQQARGYEMSKKGRLFSRLKGTTQILVPLILSSLDKIQTISQAMELRRFGKNKQRTWYMNRKFGKNDYLTLLCSIIILALGIVFMKLDGSRFYNPFV; this is encoded by the coding sequence ATGAATAATAACTTATTTGGATATGATCATAATAATACTTGGATTCATCAGTTGACTGGGACTAGTAAGTTAATATTTTTCATTTTAGTATCAATAATCGCAATGATTAGTTATGATTATCGATTTATTATCCTAATCCTAATACTATCTATTGTGACTTTTCGACAATCACAAATTAAATGGGCACAGATCAAATTGGTCGTTAAACTAATTTGTATATTTGCGCTTTTAAATCTAGTGATGGTATTTGTCTTTTCACCCAATCATGGTGCATCGTTGTATGGAACACGACATGTATTGTTGAACTTAGGTTACTTCACAATTACTCAAGAACAGTTATTTTATGAATTTAATTTAGGGCTGAAATATTTAGTGACTGTACCAATTTCATTAATCTTTTTAATTACTACTAACCCAAGTGAGTTTTCCGCTAGTTTGAATAAAATTGGCTTATCTTACCGAATTAGTTATTCCTTATCTTTATCGCTAAGATACATTCCAGATATTCAAAATAACTTTAAAGAAATTAGCTTGGCACAACAGGCGCGTGGCTATGAAATGTCTAAAAAAGGTAGATTATTTAGTCGACTAAAAGGAACCACGCAAATTTTAGTTCCATTAATTTTGTCGAGCTTAGATAAAATTCAGACAATTAGTCAGGCAATGGAATTACGTAGGTTCGGTAAAAATAAACAGCGAACTTGGTATATGAATCGAAAATTTGGTAAAAATGATTATTTAACATTATTATGTTCAATTATTATTTTGGCTTTAGGTATTGTATTTATGAAACTAGATGGTAGTAGATTTTATAATCCATTTGTATAA
- a CDS encoding mechanosensitive ion channel family protein: MIAQEADNPSIFTKYIESFKWEEILHNITNIVIDLVLISIFFLILRSVGKAIINHLFSNYANKQNSNISSNRMKTLHSLSMNAYMYMLVFFWIYSSLTIIGVPIGTLLAGAGLFSVAIGLGAQGLASDVINGFFILFEKQINIGDYVTIGDVTGTVSELGLRTTKIRSNNDALNFIPNRNITSICNMSKERMKAEINIRVNPDTPITKVMNIIKDVNDQYVPKTEGIIDDPQLLGTVDMGDGTIAVKEFIPTTDEARFDVQFEFLQLYLEAIKAAGIKLPNNKVISDISKG; the protein is encoded by the coding sequence ATGATTGCACAAGAAGCAGATAACCCTAGTATTTTCACTAAATACATAGAGAGTTTTAAATGGGAAGAAATTTTGCATAATATTACTAATATCGTAATTGATTTAGTTTTAATTTCAATTTTCTTCTTAATTCTTAGATCTGTTGGTAAAGCTATTATTAACCATTTATTCAGTAATTATGCTAACAAACAAAATAGTAATATTTCGTCTAATCGAATGAAAACACTTCATTCCCTATCAATGAACGCATACATGTATATGTTAGTATTTTTCTGGATATACTCTTCATTAACTATTATTGGTGTTCCAATTGGAACCTTATTAGCTGGTGCTGGATTATTTTCAGTAGCTATTGGGCTAGGTGCTCAAGGTTTAGCTAGTGATGTTATTAATGGATTTTTCATTTTATTTGAAAAACAAATCAATATTGGTGATTATGTAACTATTGGTGACGTAACTGGCACCGTTTCTGAATTGGGATTAAGAACCACTAAAATCAGAAGTAATAATGATGCTTTAAACTTCATTCCTAATCGTAATATTACAAGTATTTGCAATATGTCAAAGGAAAGAATGAAAGCAGAAATTAATATTCGGGTCAATCCAGATACTCCAATCACCAAAGTTATGAATATTATTAAAGATGTTAATGACCAATACGTTCCTAAAACTGAAGGGATTATTGATGATCCTCAACTATTAGGAACCGTTGATATGGGAGACGGAACTATTGCCGTTAAGGAATTTATTCCAACAACTGATGAAGCTCGTTTCGATGTTCAATTTGAATTTCTACAATTATATCTAGAAGCAATTAAAGCAGCTGGAATTAAATTACCAAACAACAAAGTTATCTCAGATATATCTAAAGGATAA
- a CDS encoding malolactic enzyme encodes MYYYLVIQLRKEVCTMTMGYNILNNPFKNKGTAFTKDERKALGLEGLLPPYVQTLQEQVDQTYAQFQSKPSDLEKRVFLMQIFNENRVLFYKLFSQHVVEFMPIVYDPTIAETIENYSELFVQPQNATFLSIDDDLDTIKTSLKNAAEGRDIRLIVVTDAEGILGIGDWATNGVDIAVGKLMVYTAAAGIDPSQVLPVVLDAGTNNKELLDDPMYLGNRHERVYGEKYHKFVDTFVEDAEEMFPEMYLHFEDFGRGNAAEILDRYKDKYTVFNDDIQGTGIIVLAGILGALNISGEKMTDQVYLSFGAGTAGTGIVFRVYDEFIQQGMDPKEAKKHFYLVDKQGLLFDDDDTLTPQQKPFAHKRDEFENPDELTNLEAVVKAVHPTILVGTSTQPGSFTENIIKEMAANTERPIIFPISNPTKLAEAKAEDLLKWTDGKALIGTGIPVKDVEYNGTTYQIGQANNALVYPGLGLGAIASTATVLDDEMISAAAHSLGGIVDTDKPGAAVLPPVSKLDQFSTTVAKAVADSAVKRNLTREKVENVDTAIENTKWDPEY; translated from the coding sequence ATGTATTATTATCTAGTTATTCAATTAAGGAAAGAGGTATGTACTATGACTATGGGATACAATATTTTAAACAACCCATTCAAAAACAAAGGTACTGCATTTACTAAAGATGAACGTAAAGCTTTAGGTTTAGAAGGATTACTTCCTCCATATGTACAAACTTTACAAGAACAAGTCGATCAAACATATGCACAATTTCAATCAAAACCATCTGATTTAGAAAAACGTGTTTTCTTAATGCAAATTTTTAATGAAAATCGCGTCTTATTCTACAAACTATTTTCACAACACGTTGTAGAATTTATGCCAATTGTTTATGATCCAACAATTGCTGAAACTATTGAAAACTACAGTGAACTATTTGTGCAACCACAAAATGCAACATTCTTATCAATTGATGATGATTTAGATACTATTAAAACATCATTGAAAAATGCTGCTGAAGGTCGTGACATTCGCTTAATCGTTGTGACTGATGCTGAAGGTATTTTAGGAATTGGTGACTGGGCTACTAATGGTGTTGATATTGCAGTAGGTAAACTAATGGTTTATACCGCTGCTGCTGGAATTGATCCTAGTCAAGTACTACCAGTAGTTCTAGATGCAGGTACCAATAACAAAGAACTTCTAGACGATCCTATGTACTTAGGTAATCGTCATGAACGAGTTTATGGTGAAAAATACCATAAATTTGTTGATACTTTTGTTGAAGATGCAGAGGAAATGTTCCCTGAAATGTATCTACACTTTGAAGATTTCGGTCGTGGAAATGCTGCTGAAATTCTAGATCGCTACAAAGATAAATACACAGTTTTCAATGATGATATTCAAGGTACTGGTATCATCGTATTAGCTGGTATTTTAGGGGCATTAAATATTTCCGGTGAAAAAATGACTGATCAAGTTTATCTATCATTTGGTGCCGGAACTGCTGGAACTGGTATCGTTTTTCGTGTCTACGATGAGTTCATTCAACAAGGAATGGATCCTAAAGAAGCTAAGAAACATTTCTATCTAGTAGATAAGCAAGGTCTACTATTTGATGATGATGATACTTTAACTCCTCAACAAAAACCATTTGCACATAAACGTGATGAATTTGAAAACCCCGATGAATTAACAAACCTTGAAGCTGTTGTTAAAGCAGTTCACCCAACTATTCTAGTTGGTACTTCTACTCAACCAGGCAGTTTCACCGAAAATATTATTAAAGAAATGGCTGCAAATACTGAACGTCCAATCATCTTCCCTATTTCAAACCCAACTAAGTTGGCTGAAGCAAAGGCTGAAGACTTATTAAAATGGACTGATGGTAAAGCATTAATCGGTACTGGAATTCCAGTTAAGGATGTTGAATACAATGGCACCACTTACCAAATTGGTCAAGCTAATAATGCATTAGTTTATCCTGGTTTAGGTTTAGGTGCAATTGCTTCTACTGCAACTGTTCTAGACGATGAAATGATTTCCGCAGCTGCCCACTCACTTGGTGGTATTGTCGATACCGACAAACCAGGTGCTGCCGTCTTACCTCCAGTTTCTAAGTTGGATCAATTTTCAACTACTGTTGCTAAGGCCGTTGCTGATAGTGCTGTCAAACGTAATTTAACTCGTGAAAAAGTTGAAAATGTTGATACAGCTATCGAAAACACTAAGTGGGATCCTGAATACTAA
- a CDS encoding ABC transporter ATP-binding protein, giving the protein MTKTMIEFKNVTFRYNAQAEHTLKNINLKINEGEKVLIIGPSGSGKSTLGNLINGIIPENYRGDLFGQIIIDGQDTKDMSIFDTSLKVGTLLQNSNDQFVGLTVAEDIAFGMENDCVDNPTMHARVKKWANHLSINNLLKQAPNSLSGGQKQRTGLAGLLVDDAPILLLDEPLAALDPIAGHESIQLLQSLHKDLDKTIIIIEHRLEESLTSDVDKIILMDDGNIVGTYQPSELLQKNILNHYGIREPLYIEALKELEIDLSSLDNIASVDKINGPNLKNQLKKFNGKHLSSTNNDDGKTILSINNLDFSYGNKVIFKNINLDIKQGDMVSLVGKNGVGKTTLSQLIVGFLKPNGGSITFNDENLLNKSIKERADEIGYIMQDPDKMISKVMIYDEVALGLKLRNFSKNEINKKVTQALKICNLYPFRNWPISALSYGQKKRLTIASMLVLSPKLLILDEPTAGQDYYHYTEIMKFLSELNRKHNLTMIFITHDMHLMAEYSNRTLVIGDQKVLMDGTPEQVLEDEKLLLKANLKRTSLNVLAKRFGISYREFSNYLINKEQNSHHE; this is encoded by the coding sequence ATGACAAAAACAATGATTGAATTTAAAAATGTAACTTTTCGTTATAATGCTCAAGCTGAACACACTTTAAAAAATATTAATTTAAAAATTAATGAAGGCGAAAAAGTCTTAATTATTGGACCTTCCGGTTCTGGTAAATCTACACTAGGAAACTTGATTAATGGTATTATTCCAGAAAACTATCGTGGTGATTTATTTGGACAAATTATTATCGATGGTCAAGATACTAAAGATATGTCGATATTTGATACTTCATTAAAAGTTGGGACACTACTACAAAATTCTAATGATCAGTTTGTGGGGCTAACGGTAGCTGAAGACATTGCATTTGGTATGGAGAATGATTGTGTCGATAATCCAACCATGCATGCTCGAGTAAAAAAATGGGCTAACCATTTATCAATTAATAATTTATTAAAGCAAGCGCCTAATAGTTTATCTGGTGGTCAAAAGCAACGAACTGGACTGGCAGGCTTATTAGTTGATGATGCTCCTATATTGTTGTTAGATGAACCGTTAGCGGCGTTAGATCCAATTGCTGGTCATGAATCTATTCAGTTATTGCAGTCACTACATAAAGATCTGGATAAAACAATTATCATTATCGAACATCGTTTAGAGGAATCTTTAACTTCAGATGTTGATAAAATAATTTTGATGGATGACGGTAATATTGTTGGAACTTACCAACCTTCCGAATTATTGCAAAAAAACATTTTAAATCATTATGGCATTAGAGAGCCACTTTATATCGAGGCACTTAAAGAATTAGAAATTGATTTGTCTTCACTTGATAATATTGCTTCAGTCGATAAAATTAATGGACCCAATTTGAAAAATCAACTTAAAAAATTTAATGGGAAACATTTATCATCAACTAATAATGATGATGGTAAAACAATTTTATCAATTAATAACTTAGATTTTTCCTATGGCAATAAAGTTATTTTTAAAAATATTAATTTAGATATCAAACAAGGTGACATGGTGTCATTAGTTGGTAAAAATGGGGTAGGGAAAACAACATTAAGCCAACTAATTGTTGGATTCTTAAAACCCAATGGTGGTTCAATTACCTTTAATGATGAAAATTTATTAAATAAATCGATTAAAGAACGTGCCGATGAAATTGGTTATATTATGCAAGATCCTGATAAAATGATCAGTAAAGTCATGATTTATGATGAAGTTGCTCTAGGATTAAAACTGAGAAACTTTTCTAAAAACGAAATTAACAAAAAAGTTACCCAAGCACTAAAAATATGTAATTTATATCCATTCCGTAATTGGCCAATTTCAGCGTTAAGTTATGGACAAAAGAAACGTTTAACAATTGCTAGTATGTTAGTTTTATCACCCAAGTTACTGATTTTAGATGAACCAACTGCTGGTCAAGATTATTATCATTATACTGAAATTATGAAATTCTTAAGTGAATTGAACCGCAAACATAATTTAACAATGATATTTATTACTCATGATATGCATTTAATGGCCGAATATTCTAATCGAACTCTAGTAATTGGTGATCAAAAAGTATTAATGGATGGAACTCCTGAACAAGTTTTAGAAGATGAAAAATTACTTCTTAAAGCCAATCTTAAACGCACTAGTTTAAATGTTTTAGCTAAAAGATTCGGAATTAGTTATCGTGAATTTTCAAACTACTTAATTAATAAGGAGCAAAATAGTCATCATGAATAA
- a CDS encoding IS3 family transposase, with product MVNRATINLIDTFTSKIPLVRICQYLNISRSTYYYHKTHADHFTLSQIEQEIQQLCIKTKFLYGYRKIHALVNKNLKCSVSKVQRIMAKYGWGCRIKRKRSHRPGNPFKQFENIINRDWQISLPKRKLTTDITYIPCGNKMLYLSTIMDSFNSEIIAHKISNHPNTQLALDTLNQLGYLDGAIIHSDQGSTYTSREFFELARKKGATRSMSRKGTPADNAIIESFHSSLKTEMIYTRAKPKGLADTIKCVNNYIKFWNNTRILTKLGNQSPVKYRKSVAQLNN from the coding sequence GTGGTAAATCGAGCTACGATTAATTTAATCGATACTTTCACATCTAAAATACCTTTAGTTAGGATTTGTCAGTATCTTAATATATCTAGAAGTACCTATTATTATCATAAAACACATGCAGATCATTTTACTTTGAGTCAGATTGAACAAGAGATTCAACAGCTATGTATAAAAACGAAGTTTTTATATGGTTATCGTAAAATTCATGCCTTAGTTAATAAAAATTTGAAATGCAGTGTTAGTAAGGTGCAAAGAATTATGGCGAAGTATGGTTGGGGTTGTCGTATTAAACGTAAAAGATCTCATCGACCTGGGAATCCATTTAAACAATTCGAAAATATAATCAATCGTGACTGGCAAATTAGTTTACCAAAACGTAAATTAACTACTGATATAACTTATATTCCTTGCGGAAATAAAATGTTGTATCTCTCTACAATTATGGATAGTTTTAATTCTGAAATTATCGCTCATAAAATCTCTAATCATCCAAACACCCAATTGGCGTTAGATACATTAAATCAATTAGGTTATTTAGATGGCGCTATTATCCATAGTGATCAAGGCTCAACTTATACTTCACGTGAATTCTTTGAATTAGCACGTAAAAAAGGCGCCACCAGAAGTATGTCCCGTAAAGGAACTCCAGCTGATAACGCCATCATAGAATCATTTCACTCAAGCCTAAAGACTGAAATGATATACACACGAGCTAAACCCAAAGGTTTAGCAGACACCATTAAGTGTGTGAATAATTATATCAAATTTTGGAATAATACACGAATATTAACAAAATTAGGCAACCAATCACCTGTAAAATACAGGAAATCAGTTGCCCAATTAAACAATTAG